A single window of Nicotiana tomentosiformis chromosome 1, ASM39032v3, whole genome shotgun sequence DNA harbors:
- the LOC104094287 gene encoding isoamylase 2, chloroplastic produces MATSTVQLAVQSRLLSYGIGESTELVPAPPANRGKRVVCRLRKLELEEMNFSGRSRKIDQEVSKRTHRLKALSASGISLIQTAKRVPTYLFRTDIGGQVKVLVEKTNGKYKVLVEVLPSELSDAHAELVMVWGLFRSDASCFMPLDLNRHGADGKSSTIETPFVQGPSDKVTVELDFEASLAPFYISFYMKSQLVSDMKSSEIRSHRNTTFVVPVGLTSGHPAPLGLSCQPDGTMNFALFSRSAKSVVLCLYDDISVEKPSLEIDLDPYVNRSGDIWHAALDCSLPIKTYGYRCKVATSGKEELVLLDPYSKVIRSVIPRQGGSKLRPKYLGELCKEPGYDWSVDVPPSLHMEKLIIYRLNVTEFTKDGSSKLPDDLAGTFSGITEKWSHFKHLGVNAILLEPIFPFEEQKGPYFPSHFFSPGNMHGRSGDPLSVIKSMKDMVKKLHANGIEIFLEVVFTHTAEDAPLMHVDNSSYYSIKGGDLNIQYALNCNYPIVQQMILDCLRYWVIEFHIDGFVFINASSLLKGFHGEIQSRPPLVEAIAFDPILSKVKIIADYWDALANDSKEILFPHWRKWAEINTRFCDDIRDFLRGKGLLSSLATRLCGSGDIFSGGRGPAFSFNYIARNFGLTLVDLVSFSSSEVASELSWNCGEEGPTTNNIVLETRLKQVRNFLFILFISLGVPVLNMGDECGQSSRGSPVHGARKSFDWSTLKTGFGIQTTQFISFLTSLRMRRSDLLQKRTFLKEENIQWHGSDQSPPKWDDPSSRFLAMTLKADAEDSQTSVSDNGGDLFVAFNSAGESESVILPPPPTDMVWHRLVDTALPFPEFFAEKGTPVEDGLVAYEMKSHSCLLFEAQKLAEI; encoded by the coding sequence ATGGCAACTTCAACAGTACAGTTGGCTGTGCAATCACGTTTATTGAGCTATGGCATTGGTGAATCAACCGAGTTGGTTCCTGCGCCTCCAGCTAACCGTGGAAAAAGAGTAGTATGCAGATTAAGGAAGCTGGAATTGGAAGAGATGAATTTCTCTGGCAGAAGTCGAAAAATCGATCAAGAAGTTTCTAAGAGAACTCATCGACTAAAAGCACTATCAGCATCAGGTATTTCGCTCATTCAAACTGCAAAAAGGGTTCCCACTTACCTTTTCAGGACAGATATTGGTGGTCAAGTGAAAGTCTTAGTGGAAAAGACAAACGGAAAGTACAAAGTGCTTGTAGAAGTTTTGCCATCGGAGCTCTCAGATGCACATGCTGAGCTGGTTATGGTTTGGGGCCTATTTAGGTCTGACGCGTCATGCTTTATGCCTCTAGATCTAAACAGACATGGAGCAGACGGTAAAAGTAGTACTATTGAAACACCATTTGTGCAAGGACCTTCAGATAAGGTCACAGTTGAGCTGGATTTTGAAGCAAGTTTGGCACCCTTCTATATCTCCTTCTATATGAAGTCACAACTAGTTTCTGACATGAAAAGCTCAGAAATCAGAAGCCACAGGAACACGACTTTTGTTGTACCAGTTGGTCTCACTTCAGGACATCCTGCTCCATTGGGTCTTTCCTGTCAGCCAGATGGAACCATGAATTTTGCTCTCTTCTCACGCAGTGCAAAAAGTGTAGTTTTGTGCTTGTATGATGACATATCAGTTGAAAAGCCATCCTTAGAGATTGATTTAGATCCTTATGTTAATCGATCAGGTGATATTTGGCATGCTGCTTTAGATTGTTCTTTGCCAATTAAGACCTATGGTTATAGATGCAAGGTGGCTACTTCTGGGAAGGAAGAGCTGGTTCTTTTGGACCCATATTCTAAGGTCATAAGGAGTGTTATTCCTCGTCAGGGTGGGTCTAAGTTACGTCCAAAATATCTTGGAGAACTATGCAAGGAACCTGGCTATGATTGGAGCGTTGATGTCCCTCCTAGCTTACATATGGAGAAACTAATTATCTATCGCTTAAATGTGACTGAATTTACAAAGGACGGGTCTAGTAAGCTACCTGATGACCTTGCTGGAACTTTCTCTGGCATTACCGAAAAATGGAGCCATTTCAAGCATCTTGGTGTCAATGCAATCTTACTGGAACCAATTTTCCCTTTCGAGGAGCAGAAAGGACCCTATTTTCCGTCGCATTTCTTTTCACCTGGAAATATGCACGGACGTTCTGGCGATCCTCTTTCTGTCATTAAATCTATGAAGGATATGGTTAAGAAGTTGCATGCTAATGGGATAGAGATTTTTCTTGAAGTTGTTTTCACTCACACTGCAGAGGATGCACCTTTGATGCATGTTGATAACTCTTCCTACTATTCAATCAAAGGTGGTGATCTGAACATTCAATATGCATTAAATTGCAATTACCCCATTGTCCAACAAATGATTTTGGACTGTCTACGCTACTGGGTGATTGAGTTTCATATTGATGGTTTTGTTTTCATAAATGCTTCTTCCTTGTTGAAAGGGTTCCATGGGGAAATTCAATCTCGTCCTCCATTAGTTGAGGCTATTGCCTTTGATCCTATACTTTCGAAAGTCAAGATTATTGCAGATTATTGGGATGCACTAGCCAATGATTCGAAGGAAATATTATTCCCCCACTGGAGGAAATGGGCAGAGATAAATACGAGATTTTGTGATGACATTCGAGACTTCTTGAGAGGTAAGGGTCTTCTAAGCAGTCTAGCTACACGGCTTTGTGGAAGTGGGGATATCTTCTCAGGTGGACGAGGACCAGCATTCTCTTTCAATTATATTGCCAGAAATTTCGGACTTACTCTTGTTGACTTGGTTAGCTTCAGTAGTAGTGAAGTAGCTTCAGAATTAAGTTGGAACTGTGGAGAAGAAGGCCCCACGACTAATAATATTGTCCTAGAGACGCGACTTAAGCAAGTTCGTAATTTTCTGTTCATATTGTTCATTTCTCTAGGTGTACCAGTACTTAACATGGGAGATGAGTGTGGTCAGTCATCACGGGGCTCCCCTGTACATGGTGCTCGAAAATCTTTTGATTGGAGTACTTTAAAAACTGGTTTTGGAATTCAGACTACCCAGTTCATTTCATTCTTGACTAGTTTAAGAATGAGAAGAAGTGATCTTCTTCAAAAGAGAACCTTCTTGAAGGAAGAAAATATCCAGTGGCATGGGAGTGACCAATCTCCTCCAAAATGGGATGACCCGTCTAGCAGATTTTTGGCTATGACTTTGAAGGCCGATGCTGAAGACAGCCAGACATCAGTCTCTGATAACGGAGGTGACTTGTTTGTCGCCTTCAATAGTGCAGGAGAATCTGAGAGTGTTATCCTTCCACCACCTCCAACAGATATGGTATGGCATCGTCTCGTTGACACTGCCCTCCCATTTCCAGAATTTTTTGCTGAGAAGGGGACGCCAGTTGAAGATGGATTAGTTGCATATGAGATGAAGTCTCACAGCTGTTTGCTGTTTGAAGCACAGAAACTAGCTGAAATTTAA
- the LOC104116621 gene encoding CSC1-like protein At4g02900, whose protein sequence is MASSDDILLSAVLNLLSAFAFLVAFAILRLQPFNDRVYFSKWYLKGIRASPRSSGAFVRKFVNLDCRTYIRFLNWMPAALRMPEPELIDHAGLDSAVYIRIYLLGLKIFVPIALFSFGVLVPVNWTGKHLEQIEDLTFSGIDKLSISNVPSGSQRFWAHLVMAYAVTFWTCYILYKEYHIISTMRLQFLASENRRPDQFTVLVRNVPPDPDESVSEHVEHFFCVNHPDHYLTHQVVYNANNLAKLVEKKKSYQNWLTYYQTKYERNPKIKPKTKTGFWGLWGKTVDAIDYYTAEIEKLSKEEALEREKVMSDPKAIVPAAFVSFKSRWGAAVCAQTQQSSNPTIWLTQWAPEPRDVYWDNLSIPFVELNVRKLLMAVAFFFLTFFFMIPIAFVQSLASIDGIENKLPVLRPLIQMEVVKSFIQGVLPGIILKIFLILLPMILMAMSKIEGYTSLSSLDRRSATKYYFFILVNVFLGSIITGAAFEQLQRFVEEPPSEIPKTVGVAIPLKATFFITYIMVDGWAGIAAEILRLVPLVMFHLKNTFLVKTDQDREQATDPGSLNFSVSEPRIQLYFLLGLVYSVVTPILLPFIIVFFAFAYMVFRHQIINVYDQKYESGASFWPDVHRRIIVGLVISQLLLLGLLSTKNVARSNVILIALPILTIWFHIFCKGRFESAFVKFPLQDAMVKDTLERATEPNLNLKAYLKDAYVHPVFKGVEFERPTALDDEENNPLVPTKRCRGSKTQSEEGV, encoded by the exons ATGGCTAGCAGTGATGATATTCTTCTGTCAGCTGTGCTCAATCTTCTATCTGCATTTGCATTTCTTGTGGCCTTTGCTATTCTACGACTCCAGCCATTCAATGACAGAGTGTACTTCTCAAAATGGTATCTGAAGGGAATACGAGCAAGCCCAAGAAGTTCCGGAGCATTTGTGAGGAAATTTGTCAACTTGGATTGCAGAACATACATAAGGTTCCTGAATTGGATGCCTGCAGCTCTAAGAATGCCAGAACCAGAGCTTATCGATCATGCTGGTCTTGATTCTGCTGTCTATATACGGATATACCTTCTTGG ATTGAAAATCTTTGTTCCTATAGCACTATTTTCATTTGGGGTTTTAGTGCCTGTCAATTGGACTGGGAAACATTTAGAGCAAATTGAGGATCTAACATTCAGCGGTATCGATAAACTTTCGATATCCAATGTGCCTTCTGGATCACAGAG GTTTTGGGCACACCTGGTAATGGCTTATGCAGTCACGTTTTGGACCTGCTATATACTATACAAAGAATATCATATAATATCAACCATGAGGCTGCAGTTTCTTGCCTCTGAAAATCGTCGGCCTGATCAGTTTACT GTCCTTGTGAGAAATGTCCCTCCAGATCCAGATGAATCAGTGAGCGAGCATgttgaacatttcttttgcgtGAATCATCCAGATCATTATCTAACACACCAG GTTGTTTACAATGCAAATAATCTAGCTAAATTGGTGGAAAAGAAGAAGAGCTATCAAAATTGGCTTACATACTACCAAACTAAGTATGAGAGAAACCCTAAGATTAAGCCAAAGACGAAG ACAGGGTTTTGGGGCCTTTGGGGGAAAACTGTGGACGCCATTGACTATTATACCGCTGAAATTGAGAAGTTAAGTAAAGAA GAAGCTTTAGAAAGAGAAAAAGTTATGAGTGATCCCAAGGCAATAGTTCCTGCAGCATTTGTTTCATTTAAATCTCGTTGGGGAGCGGCTGTCTGTGCTCAAACACAACAATCAAGTAACCCAACCATTTGGTTGACACAATGGGCTCCTGAACCACGTGATGTCTATTGGGATAATCTATCAATACCATTTGTTGAACTCAATGTCCGCAAACTGCTAATGGCTGTGGCTTTCTTCTTTCTTACATTCTTTTTTATGATCCCTATTGCATTCGTTCAGTCTTTGGCAAGCATTGATGGTATTGAGAATAAACTTCCCGTTTTGAGGCCATTGATACAGAT GGAAGTTGTCAAATCTTTTATCCAAGGTGTTCTTCCTGGGATTATACTGAAGATTTTTCTGATTCTTCTTCCTATGATTCTAATGGCCATGTCAAAAATAGAAGGCTATACATCACTTTCATCTTTGGACAGAAGATCAGcaactaaatattatttttttatcctTGTCAACGTGTTCTTGGGAAGTATCATCACTGGAGCAGCATTTGAGCAGCTTCAGAGATTTGTGGAAGAGCCTCCATCAGA AATTCCAAAAACAGTTGGTGTAGCTATTCCGTTGAAGGCTACTTTCTTCATTACCTACATAATGGTTGATGGTTGGGCTGGAATTGCTGCAGAGATTCTTAGATTGGTTCCATTAGTTATGTTTCATCTTAAGAATACGTTTCTGGTAAAGACAGACCAGGATAGAGAGCAGGCTACAGATCCTGGTTCGTTGAATTTCTCTGTATCAGAACCTCGCATACAACTGTACTTCCTACTAGGCCTTGTGTACTCAGTGGTCACACCCATACTCCTGCCTTTCATCATCGTCTTCTTCGCATTCGCTTATATGGTTTTCCGCCATCAG ATCATCAATGTGTATGATCAGAAGTATGAGAGCGGCGCATCATTCTGGCCAGATGTGCATCGTCGTATAATTGTAGGTTTGGTTATATCCCAGCTTCTATTGCTTGGACTGTTGAGCACCAAAAATGTTGCCAGATCAAATGTAATACTGATTGCACTTCCAATTCTGACAATTTGGTTCCATATATTTTGCAAGGGCCGATTTGAGTCAGCATTTGTCAAATTCCCCTTGCAG GATGCAATGGTGAAGGATACACTAGAACGGGCGACAGAACCAAACCTTAATTTAAAAGCATATCTCAAGGATGCTTATGTACACCCAGTTTTTAAAGGTGTAGAGTTTGAGAGACCGACAGCACTTGACGATGAGGAGAATAATCCACTTGTTCCAACCAAGAGATGTAGGGGTAGTAAGACTCAGTCTGAAGAGGGCGTCTGA